ATTTATTTAATTAGCCAATTTGTAGATATAAAAAGTATCATTGCAGGTGCCGGGATAGCGGGGGTTGTTATTGGTTTTGCTGCACAACAGATGTTAAAAGATGTTATATTAGGCTTTGCGAGATTAGCGGACAAAGAGTTTCGTGTTGGCGATTTTGTTACTTTTAACGGAACAAACTCAGGAACGATTGAGGAAATAAGTATTCGTTTTATGCAAATTCGTGAATGGTCAGGAAAGCTTCTTACGATACCACATGGAGAGATTAGAACGATACAAAATTTTAATAAAGGATGGATGCGCGTAATTGAACGAATTACGGTAAGTTATCAGGAAGATCCTACAAGAGTTAAAGAATTGTTAGAAGAAGTTTGTGTGAATTGCAATGAAAAATTCGCTTCAAATCTTTATAAAGTAGAAGATGAAGCTGTGGAACCGTTTAAATACGTTGGTGTTACAGATTTAAATCCAAATCTTAAATACGTTGGATATGAATTTTGTATTACAGGCTTAATAAAGCCAGAAGATTATTTTGAAACTTCTAGACAAGTAAGGTTTGAATTAATGTCTATGTTCCATAAGAATCAAGTGCAAATGCCAGCAACAAATATGTTCGTTACTACTGAGAGTTTACAGCATAACCATGGTGGACAATCTGTATCGGACAGCTAAAGTAGAATAATTGGATAGAAAAACAATAATAAAATGATCAATATAAAGAAAGAACTGAAGGAATTCAGTTCTTTTTTATTTGTAGAATTTAGAAATTTCTTAATGTTATAATGGTAGATGGTGATGAAAATGAACTTTGAAGAAAAAGAGATGCATCGTTTAGAAGCATTAAAAGCAATTGCAGAATTATTAAATGAAGCAACAGACTTACAAGACATGTTGGAAAAAGTGTTACATACATTG
This Bacillus paramycoides DNA region includes the following protein-coding sequences:
- a CDS encoding mechanosensitive ion channel family protein is translated as MSLLTYTEEFFNYVREFLLLRFLLFAFVLIIISFVINRIIDWFFRKSSFFDEEVEQTIQSVIRSIFRYIIIISLIIYLISQFVDIKSIIAGAGIAGVVIGFAAQQMLKDVILGFARLADKEFRVGDFVTFNGTNSGTIEEISIRFMQIREWSGKLLTIPHGEIRTIQNFNKGWMRVIERITVSYQEDPTRVKELLEEVCVNCNEKFASNLYKVEDEAVEPFKYVGVTDLNPNLKYVGYEFCITGLIKPEDYFETSRQVRFELMSMFHKNQVQMPATNMFVTTESLQHNHGGQSVSDS